The Pseudoliparis swirei isolate HS2019 ecotype Mariana Trench chromosome 1, NWPU_hadal_v1, whole genome shotgun sequence genome has a window encoding:
- the edn2 gene encoding endothelin-2: protein MISLAGGCISRCPGKKVNTKHLLQLLSLDTVQLKDSSTPPGACQLTAAAFTHQNIRHRMRTMASFMCNTMVLFFICMALQESCGLPLSDREELPAQAAHKHRVRTKRCSCNSWDDKECIYFCHLDIIWVNTPGKLLPYGLGSPLSRRRRRSAERCECRDSADKTCSGFCHASSKTPRTNVVGPLVQSASTNSNTLLESFRSVVKSNFAVAKEVLSSSKNAGGVHRLSGRTRR, encoded by the exons ATGATATCACTCGCAGGGGGTTGTATAAGTAGATGTCCTGGCAAGAAAGTGAACACAAAGCACCTGTTGCAGCTCCTCAGCCTCGACACGGTCCAGCTTAAAGACTCGTCTACACCTCCTGGAGCGTGTCAACTGACCGCTGCTGCCTTCACACATCAGAACATCAGACACAGGATGAGGACCATGGCTTCTTTCATGTGCAATACGATGGTTTTATTCTTCATCTGCATGGCTCTGCAAGAGA GTTGTGGACTCCCGTTATCAGACCGGGAAGAGCTGCCAGCTCAGGCTGCTCACAAACACCGAGTCAGGACCAAACGCTGCTCCTGCAACAGCTGGGATGATAAAGAATGCATCTACTTCTGCCACCTGGATATTATCTGGGTCAACACACCAGG TAAGCTCCTTCCTTACGGCCTTGGAAGTCCCCTGTCTCGTCGGCGCCGCCGTTCAGCTGAGAGATGCGAATGCCGCGACTCGGCCGATAAAACCTGCTCCGGCTTCTGCCATGCAAG CTCAAAGACTCCAAGGACGAATGTCGTGGGCCCGTTGGTGCAGTCTGCAAGCACAAACAGCAACACATTGCTGGAATCCTTCAG aTCTGTAGTCAAGTCCAACTTTGCGGTCGCAAAAGAGGTTCTGTCATCAAGCAAGAACGCGGGTGGAGTCCACAGACTGAGCGGCAGAACCAGGAGGTAG